A part of Plasmodium coatneyi strain Hackeri chromosome 8, complete sequence genomic DNA contains:
- a CDS encoding Palmitoyltransferase — translation MDHDERIDREVLEKQYEIIKCAKYQDFIRLQIIIQPYILSNDIDMLNAINVLHWACYCGFTELIKKLISLNVDIDKEDLVNNDTAIYYAIKNSHYEIVLLLIKHFGPSILFHKNRRKMSPFLTAISEFNEDKILETLHILELLYLNGASLEEQNEYGQTALFLCVKRNNISTLQWLLSKGVNINHRDFYGNTILHIAVKHCDVDILRLLCDYGSLNLVHHTSMQNDNTNVFQLCLKNRYFLVYILLKKWIIQDKLCKGIKICKTIYAFYFWFFAMLNLIVYLNISRSFLVHKKYHSLSITWLAIWLFQQFLWFILYFKSPGFYKQNETLTKRNRGKNALFSYTYDSSFKKKTEYQLNSIEMELYKINKIISSSLMDPHKMDYQIEAEHAKYDELIVNLECQKLSLYAKVSQERVNSLDVDYRNAILYNRNPRNVCVTCNIVKPPRVHHCAECFHCIVHQDHHCVWVDNCIGIKNQRAFYLFIFSMFVLLLYNYYYVFLYFSLFHKTVDYAFALLVILCNFINITLFAFITYLFARNTRTILTNITFYEHFKKPSHITDNYNTELRCWDFQNLSLKKILKNVYSFWSLNYDEPYLRHGKRTTDDIYYTLISDRI, via the exons ATGGATCATGACGAGCGCATAGACAGGGAAGTCCTGGAAAAGCAGTATGAAATAATAAAGTGCGCCAAGTACCAGGACTTCATAAGGCTCCAAATAATTATTCAGCCCTACATTCTAAGTAATGACATCGATATGCTCAACGCAATTAACGTCCTCCACTGGGCGTGCTACTGTGGTTTCACGGagctaataaaaaaattaatcagtCTGAATGTAGACATAGACAAGGAAGACCTAGTTAACAACGACACAGCCATCTACTACGCAATAAAGAATAGCCACTACGAAATTGTCCTACTGCTAATTAAGCATTTCGGCCCATCCATATTATTTCACAAAaataggagaaaaatgagTCCCTTCCTAACAGCCATTAGCGAATTTAATGAAgataaaattttggaaactttacacattttggaaTTACTGTATCTGAACGGGGCCAGTctggaggaacaaaatgagtATGGGCAAACTGCCCTCTTCCTATGTGTGAAAAGAAACAACATAAGTACCTTGCAGTGGCTACTCAGTAAAGGTGTTAATATAAATCATAGAGACTTTTATGGAAACACAATCCTACATATCGCCGTCAAACACTGTGATGTAGATATTTTGAGACTTCTCTGTGATTATGGATCCCTAAATTTGGTTCACCATACATCCATGCAAAATGACAATACCAATGTGTTCCAACTTTGCCTAAAGAACAGATACTTCTTGGtttatattttgttaaaaaaatggataataCAAGATAAACTTtgtaaaggaataaaaatatgcaaaactATATAcgccttttatttttggttttttGCCATGTTAAATTTGATTGTCTATTTGAACATTTCCAGATCGTTTTTGGTTCATAAGAAGTATCATTCCTTGTCCATCACTTGGCTAGCCATTTGGCTGTTTCAACAATTCCTTTGGTTCATTCTATATTTTAAAAGCCCCGGATTTtacaaacaaaatgaaacacTTACTAAAAggaacaggggaaaaaatgccctcTTCTCCTACACCTAtgattcttcctttaaaaagaagaccGAGTATCAGCTAAACAGCATAGAAATGGAGCTatacaaaataaacaaaataatcTCTTCATCCCTCATGGATCCGCACAAAATGGATTATCAAATCGAGGCAGAACACGCGAAGTACGATGAACTCATCGTAAACTTGGAGTGCCAAAAACTGTCCCTCTATGCGAAGGTTTCCCAGGAAAGGGTTAACTCCCTGGACGTCGACTACAGGAATGCCATACTGTACAATAGGAATCCAAGG AACGTCTGCGTCACCTGCAACATCGTCAAACCTCCGAGGGTGCACCACTGCGCTGAGTGCTTCCACTGCATCGT ACACCAAGACCACCACTGCGTATGGGTTGATAACTGCATCG GGATAAAAAACCAGCGCGCCTTCTACctcttcatattttccatGTTCGTCCTTCTGCTGTACAACTACTACTATGTTTTCTTGTACTTCAGTTTGTTTCACAAGACGGTGGACTAC GCCTTCGCCCTGCTCGTAATTCTCTGCAACTTCATCAACATCACCCTCTTCGCCTTCATAACATATTTGTTTGCACGCAACACGAGGACCATTCTAACGAACATTACTTTTTACGAGCACTTCAAAAA GCCGAGCCACATAACGGATAATTACAACACCGAGTTGAGGTGCTGGGACTTCCAAAATTTAAGCCTCAAGAAAATTCTCAA AAACGTGTACTCCTTTTGGTCCCTAAATTACGACGAGCCCTACCTAAGACACGGCAAAAGAACA aCCGATGATATTTACTACACGCTCATTTCGGACAGAATATAG
- a CDS encoding Dihydrolipoamide acyltransferase has protein sequence MQRAKGLLRRVQPVSRYPLARYINTSNVKLKIVKCKLFDIGEGISEVEITQWNKKEGESVSEMETLLTVQSDKAAVDITSKYSGVLVKRYAEEREIIKIGSYFCEIDTEDDNVEVEEENGEEEADNQAEGAVDSNESPSSGASPQVKQQGNKVSTVKASPGVKKKAQEYKLDVDEIGSYFSKDAITMEDVEQYHQKVKNGEISNAGSNLNGDVLEEVPLQGIKLAMCKSMNDSFSIPLFHLNEKYNVQNLINARNEIKKSVLEKENVNVTLTSILIKLISNVLKEFPLLNSKFDSRKNSYTVYKSHNVCIAMDTPNGLLVPNIKNVELKNMVEIQKELTSLRDKAIQMKLSKSDITGGTITISNFGVIGGTFATPIVFDNQACIIGLSKIEKQLFLKNEKKELTDLSDILVAETMNLTYGADHRFVDGAILARFSKKLNEVVEGVTSLDPYAV, from the coding sequence ATGCAAAGGGCGAAGGGCCTCCTCAGGCGAGTGCAGCCCGTGAGCAGGTACCCCCTGGCTCGCTATATCAACACGAGTAACGTGAAACTTAAAATAGTAAAATGTAAACTGTTCGATATAGGAGAGGGAATTTCTGAGGTGGAAATAACTCAGtggaacaaaaaggaaggagagagTGTGAGCGAAATGGAGACCCTCCTAACTGTGCAGAGTGATAAAGCAGCGGTAGATATAACGAGCAAGTACAGTGGCGTGCTGGTGAAGAGGTATGCTGAGGAGAGGGAGATAATTAAAATTGGGTCGTATTTTTGCGAAATCGACACGGAGGATGACAATGTggaagtggaggaagaaaatggtgAAGAGGAGGCAGACAATCAGGCGGAGGGGGCGGTAGATTCAAATGAATCACCTTCATCAGGTGCATCCCCCCAAGTGAAGCAACAGGGGAATAAAGTGTCAACCGTGAAGGCATCCCCcggggtgaagaaaaaggccCAAGAGTACAAACTGGACGTGGACGAAATTGGAAGTTACTTCAGTAAAGACGCCATAACTATGGAGGACGTGGAGCAGTATCATCAGAAGGTGAAAAACGGAGAAATCTCAAATGCGGGAAGTAACTTAAATGGAGACGTCCTGGAGGAAGTACCATTGCAGGGAATAAAACTAGCCATGTGTAAAAGCATGAACGATTCTTTCAGTATCCCCCTGTTTCACTTAAACGAAAAATACAACGTGCAGAATTTAATAAATGCaagaaatgaaataaagaagagCGTCCTAGAGAAGGAAAACGTCAACGTAACATTAACGAGCATTCTGATCAAGCTCATTTCGAACGTGTTGAAAGAATTCCCATTGCTAAACTCGAAGTTCGattcaagaaaaaattcctaCACTGTTTATAAGAGCCATAATGTGTGTATCGCCATGGATACGCCAAATGGTTTACTCGTgccaaatataaaaaatgtggaattgaaaaatatgGTTGAAATACAGAAGGAGCTGACTTCCCTACGTGATAAAGCCATTCAGATGAAGTTAAGCAAAAGTGACATAACTGGAGGTACAATCACAATTAGCAATTTTGGTGTCATAGGGGGAACGTTTGCCACGCCAATTGTTTTTGATAACCAGGCCTGCATTATCGGATTGTCTAAAATTGAGAAGCagctctttttaaaaaatgagaagaaagaacTAACCGACTTATCAGACATCCTTGTTGCGGAAACGATGAACTTGACTTATGGAGCGGATCACAGGTTCGTCGACGGAGCTATCCTGGCTCGATTTTCGAAGAAACTGAACGAAGTCGTGGAGGGTGTCACTTCTCTGGACCCGTACGCCGTGTAG
- a CDS encoding Ibr domain protein, which translates to MNIPKEDSLASRSIDVTIQLDRDRKMKVVKKVVRNVVKNVNSCDILMNQSGNYHSSERKETDESLNEGMKIYLQYFQRRMAKYRDTNIYEVYTLEQVEEKMKEAVTDVVSLTNLHYEYAYLFLKSYNFNSNDFIEAWFRNPKEVLTKAHMSHLREEDLCADYANGETAPPVVAPTTDMTISTEEFPSEKVAQTERGTKYTCPILLNEYDLQDTHALKCGHRYSKQCWRGYLQTAIDNEFYENIITKKCIEPKCQEIIMREDWKNISHPSNDLLAQYEKILLKIFIKSNPSLKKCPRDKCAYVIESVMLPDNGVICKCGYNFCFNCTEEFHRPVTCSVIKQWNDLLTKGEHNIKWIRSHTKQCPNCAKAIEKTSGCMNVKCICGFSFCWLCLQPWAHHKGGFYQCNQYVTRRGALNGAQDDLQHDATDDANEMSKDTPDEAPTLTPQSRKSAHEALHKFSHFKTRFDAHQHGEEFSIKTQLLFLSQFCTSNNIEPTHRIHHFEDSIIQTIRCRKMLKWSYAFAYFATWEDENKKYLFEYHQGQLEKNLDILQKKTESVNLAHFLTTNLDVKVVREVEELTNTVDVFFKNICDFMESTFSSCAEKRLG; encoded by the coding sequence ATGAACATCCCGAAGGAGGACAGCCTCGCCAGCCGATCGATAGATGTTACCATACAACTTGATAGGGACCGAAAAATGAAGGTCGTAAAAAAGGTCGTAAGGaacgttgtaaaaaatgtgaattccTGCGACATCCTCATGAACCAAAGTGGCAACTACCACTCGagcgaaagaaaagaaacagatGAATCCCTCAACGAAGGAATGAAAATCTACCTACAGTATTTCCAAAGAAGGATGGCAAAATATAGAGACACTAATATCTATGAGGTATACACCTTAGAACAGGTCGAAGAGAAGATGAAAGAAGCAGTGACAGACGTTGTTAGCCTCACCAACCTTCACTACGAATATGCATACCTCTTTTTAAAGTCGTACAATTTTAATTCAAACGATTTTATCGAAGCGTGGTTTAGGAACCCAAAGGAAGTGCTCACAAAGGCACACATGTCTCACCTGAGGGAGGAAGACCTCTGTGCAGATTATGCGAATGGTGAGACCGCTCCTCCAGTAGTAGCACCCACCACTGACATGACTATATCAACAGAAGAGTTCCCCTCTGAAAAAGTTGCTCAGACGGAGAGAGGCACCAAATATACATGCCCAATTCTACTTAACGAATATGACCTACAAGACACACACGCACTCAAATGCGGACACCGGTACTCCAAGCAATGCTGGAGAGGCTACCTCCAAACAGCCATCGACAACGAATTTTACGAAAATATAATAACTAAAAAATGCATAGAACCAAAATGCCAAGAAATCATCATGAGGGAAGATTGGAAAAACATCTCCCACCCAAGCAATGACCTCCTTGCACAATACGAAAAGATCCTACTTAAGATATTCATAAAGAGTAACCctagtttaaaaaaatgcccacGTGATAAATGTGCGTATGTTATCGAATCTGTGATGCTACCCGACAACGGAGTCATTTGCAAATGTGGATACAACTTCTGCTTCAACTGCACGGAAGAATTTCACAGACCCGTCACCTGTTCTGTCATTAAACAGTGGAATGATCTGCTAACGAAGGGTGAACATAATATTAAGTGGATTCGTTCCCACACAAAGCAATGCCCCAACTGTGCCAAGGCGATTGAGAAAACGTCCGGCTGCATGAACGTGAAGTGCATCTGCGGGTTCAGCTTCTGCTGGTTGTGCTTGCAACCCTGGGCGCACCACAAGGGGGGCTTCTACCAGTGCAATCAGTACGTCACGCGGAGGGGGGCATTAAATGGAGCACAAGATGATCTACAACATGACGCAACAGATGACGCAAACGAAATGTCCAAGGACACCCCTGACGAGGCGCCCACCCTCACACCGCAGAGCCGCAAAAGCGCGCACGAGGCGCTTCACAAATTCAGCCACTTCAAAACACGATTCGATGCCCACCAGCATGGAGAAGAGTTTTCCATAAAAACGCAGCTGCTATTCCTTTCCCAGTTTTGCACCTCCAATAACATCGAGCCAACGCATCGCATACATCATTTTGAGGATTCCATCATACAAACCATTAGATGCAGGAAGATGCTCAAGTGGTCCTACGCCTTCGCCTACTTTGCCACTTGGGAGgatgagaataaaaaatatctcTTCGAGTACCACCAAGGACAGCTAGAAAAAAACTTAgacattttacaaaaaaaaacggagagTGTAAATTTGGCTCATTTTCTGACCACCAATTTGGACGTCAAAGTTGTTCGTGAAGTGGAGGAGTTAACCAATACAGTCGAtgtgttttttaaaaatatttgcgACTTTATGGAGAGCACCTTTAGCTCCTGTGCTGAGAAACGCTTAGGTTGA
- a CDS encoding Membrane skeletal protein, with protein sequence MFNACKGNSNFCREESEDTKELLHEGRHDLFDQQLGKENGQFKKIIEGEPDQTKAVEIGQRTEREYVAITAYQPVDVVTRTVEVPFVRTIETMVPKITYESKIREVPKYYSKIVEKIVEVPEVKFVDKIVDVPRIQYCFKYIPKVEVKENIIERPVFQKKIVEKIVEVPKVKEMQRFQEVETVEYVIKYVPKGFTEGRKKSDKDNDDKDDNDDVEEEGTDEERDKDEGKETNEEQEDADNSRFYEAKNYSEGAKLVSNAQTDQAQLWGQTMSIGQDRMFPYVFSRPMQGQVEAHAGMGTPWGSALVGAEPYGEAYEGGAVHPTFDMRNELSLMHLKEKNGSLLPTPRIEQVFKPKIVKNIEVQKHVPISVDVPVPYMVPKPVVVNVEVPVLKFRDTFVPVPVRRKIIPKIKWISDVYQVECIKEKPYLKIQDVIRPIPCDVQIKYRKYMEKACAVNPNELPQDDVHAMWMRVNAHLAEEKKREYGDLYPYYRGEGEGENDSNSSSGKDEQDGSDGTESSEEGKIHEGEIREGALEEEGEVSGRASKQGEDKEESAKGEETTSIEKIVEMEQRESPISNGEIIQMEEVTQYGPIMEVLRREQGEMDQTKAEEWRQVEGIEKVSAEQNIFYAYEGSEQMQKEGRSCNMFCKNGNDHVSGTWANEDRYNFECVDEFMKEMKKQDHVEEGAVASLYPSHPLAMTYLQNKWIQTDTLRTHELYQDDFVRASINANFNLQNRNPVISEVMKNQDFLKTANPLISPFFPRNIQNIENTYNRVIVQNIQEENMRCQGGTNKYERKVHAVAGDTEIRMYDEGVAGQGCHSGGKCFSNFCKH encoded by the exons ATGTTTAACGCGTGCAAAGGAAACAGCAACTTCTGTCGGGAGGAAAGCGAAGACACGAAAGAGCTCCTTCATGAAGGAAGGCATGACCTGTTTGATCAACAGCTGGGGAAGGAGAATGGGCAATTTAAGAAGATCATCGAGGGGGAGCCCGACCAGACGAAGGCCGTCGAAATTGGCCAGCGCACGGAGAGGGAATAC GTTGCCATAACTGCCTACCAACCAGTGGACGTCGTGACGAGGACAGTCGAGGTGCCCTTTGTGCGCACCATAGAAACGATGGTTCCGAAAATAACGTACGAGAGCAAGATTAGGGAGGTCCCCAAGTACTACTCCAAAATTGTGGAAAAG ATCGTGGAAGTACCAGAGGTCAAATTTGTCGACAAAATTGTGGACGTGCCGCGTATCCAGTACTGCTTCAAGTATATCCCCAAGGTggaggtgaaggaaaacataATTGAGAGACCAGTCTTCCAAAAGAAAATcgtagaaaaaattgtagaagTACCCAAGGTGAAGGAGATGCAGAGGTTCCAGGAGGTCGAAACGGTGGAATACGTGATAAA GTACGTACCGAAGGGATTCAccgagggaagaaaaaaatcagacAAGGACAACGACGACAAGGATGACAACGATGACGTCGAAGAAGAAGGTACAGATGAAGAAAGGGACAAAgacgaaggaaaagaaacaaacgAGGAGCAGGAAGATGCTGACAATTCCAGATTTTACGAAGCGAAAAATTATTCTGAAGGAGCCAAGCTGGTTAGTAACGCACAGACGGACCAGGCCCAATTATGGGGACAGACAATGTCTATCGGCCAGGATAGGATGTTTCCGTACGTTTTTAGTAGACCCATGCAAGGACAGGTGGAGGCACATGCAGGGATGGGGACTCCTTGGGGAAGTGCTCTGGTTGGGGCAGAACCATATGGTGAAGCATACGAAGGAGGAGCAGTCCACCCCACGTTTGACATGCGAAATGAGCTATCCCTAATGCacctgaaggagaagaacgGTTCGCTGTTACCAACGCCACGGATAGAACAGGTGTTTAAACcgaaaattgtgaaaaacaTAGAAGTGCAGAAGCATGTACCTATTTCGGTGGATGTTCCAGTTCCCTATATGGTCCCAAAACCTGTGGTTGTTAATGTAGAAGTACCTGTCCTTAAATTTAGGGATACATTTGTGCCTGTACCGGTTAGGCGAAAAATCATCCCAAAAATTAAGTGGATCTCGGATGTTTATCAGGTGGaatgcataaaggaaaagcCGTATTTAAAAATCCAAGACGTAATAAGACCAATTCCTTGTGACGTACAAATTAAGTATAGGAAGTATATGGAGAAGGCTTGTGCTGTGAACCCTAATGAGTTACCACAGGATGATGTGCACGCCATGTGGATGCGTGTGAATGCTCACCTGGCTGAGGAGAAGAAGCGGGAGTATGGCGACCTGTACCCGTACTATCGAG gcgaaggagaaggagaaaacgACAGCAACAGCAGCTCTGGAAAGGACGAGCAGGACGGAAGCGATGGTACAGAATCTTCGGAAGAGGGAAAGATACACGAAGGAGAAATAAGGGAAGGCGCtttggaagaggaaggggaagtcTCAGGTAGGGCGAGCAAGCAGGGGGAAGACAAGGAAGAGAGcgccaaaggggaagagacCACCAGCATTGAAAAAATCGTGGAGATGGAACAAAGGGAATCGCCTATctcaaatggggaaatcatacaaatggaagaggTCACGCAATACGGACCAATTATGGAAGTCCTAAGGAGAGAGCAGGGCGAAATGGACCAAACGAAGGCGGAGGAATGGAGACAAGTAGAAGGAATAGAAAAGGTAAGCGCAGAGCAGAATATCTTTTACGCCTATGAGGGGTCGGAGCAAATgcaaaaggagggaagaagttGCAATatgttttgtaaaaatggaaatgacCATGTTAGTGGCACATGGGCAAATGAGGACAGATACAATTTCGAATGCGTCGATGAATTCATGAAAGAGATGAAGAAACAGGATCATGTAGAAGAAGGAGCGGTGGCTTCTCTGTACCCATCACACCCTCTAGCCATGACGTACTTGCAGAACAAGTGGATTCAGACAGACACACTGAGGACACATGAACTTTACCAGGACGACTTCGTTAGGGCAAGCATTAATGCGAATTTTAACCTACAAAATAGGAACCCAGTAATATCAGAGGTTATGAAAAATCaggattttttaaaaactgcCAACCCTctcatttctcctttttttccgagGAATATACAGAACATAGAAAATACCTACAACAGAGTTATAGTGCAGAATATACAGGAGGAGAATATGCGATGCCAAGGGGGTACTAACAAGTATGAGCGAAAGGTGCATGCCGTTGCGGGGGACACGGAGATCAGGATGTATGACGAAGGGGTGGCTGGACAGGGGTGCCATTCGGGGGGGAAATGCTTCAGCAACTTTTGCAAACACTGA
- a CDS encoding EH (Eps15-like proteiny) protein, which yields MRKLLYRTEEETVVYDNVLEGLYSLYKTYILEVENEFNYYHFYKPLLTSGDFLSKPMILLLGQYSTGKTTFIKHLIEKEYCGMRIGPEPTTDKFVAVMYNEKEQLIPGNALVSDITKPFSQLESFGNSFLSKLECSNTCSDVLKSLTIIDTPGVLSGIKQISRGYDFEKVIYWFAQRVDLILLIFDAHKLDISDEFRRCIQAIKGQDSKIRIILNKADTINTQQLMRVYGSLMWSLGIVINTPEVNRVYIGSFWDRKLMHDENRNIFEEEASDLYKELSKIPRNSTMIRLNDFIKRCRTLKVHMFLLSHLRKKLPYFRKNYVKNKLIRNLDKVYEEVAKDYNLPLGDFPNVQFMREKLHDIDWLNIPKLDVKKIERINKVLNVHIPQLLEMIPKESINVEQSRFETQEGTIVENKLTPFLELTSGEIPMWVKQKYLLSPIDTSKYSDDFYKLGPDDCGKLSGEQVKPDLIKSKLPSSVLHKIWNLADITKDGYLDLFEYSLARHFIEMKTEGFDLPTKVPKDIINSHEY from the coding sequence ATGAGGAAGCTGCTCTACAGGacggaggaagaaacggTTGTCTACGACAACGTGTTGGAGGGGCTATACTCCCTGTACAAAACATACATCCTGGAAGTGGAGAATGAGTTCAACTATTACCATTTTTACAAGCCGCTTTTAACGAGCGGCGATTTTCTGTCCAAGCCGATGATCCTTCTGCTTGGTCAGTATTCAACAGGGAAGACGACCTTTATAAAGCACCTCATAGAGAAGGAGTATTGTGGAATGAGAATAGGACCAGAGCCAACGACAGATAAGTTCGTAGCAGTGATGTATAATGAGAAGGAGCAGCTAATTCCTGGAAATGCCCTTGTCAGTGATATAACAAAGCCATTTTCTCAGTTGGAAAGTTTTGGGAACAGTTTCCTCTCCAAATTGGAATGTTCCAACACGTGTAGCGATGTGTTAAAGTCGCTAACAATAATTGACACACCTGGTGTTCTAAGTGGGATCAAGCAAATCAGTAGAGGATACGACTTCGAGAAAGTCATATACTGGTTTGCCCAGAGAGTAGATTTAATACTACTCATTTTTGACGCGCACAAATTGGACATTTCAGATGAGTTCAGAAGATGCATACAGGCGATAAAAGGACAGGATTCGAAGATACGAATTATCCTAAATAAGGCAGATACGATTAATACGCAGCAGCTGATGAGGGTGTATGGATCGTTAATGTGGTCCCTAGGAATTGTAATAAACACACCAGAAGTTAACAGAGTTTATATAGGCTCCTTCTGGGATAGGAAGTTAATGCATGATGaaaatagaaatattttcgAAGAGGAAGCCTCTGATCTGTATAAGGAGTTGTCGAAAATTCCAAGAAACTCCACGATGATTCGTTTGAACGATTTTATTAAAAGATGTAGAACGTTGAAGGTGCACATGTTTTTGCTGTCCCATTTGAGGAAAAAGTTACCCTACTTCAGGAAGAACTATGTTAAGAATAAGCTAATTAGAAATTTGGATAAGGTATACGAAGAAGTCGCGAAGGATTACAACTTACCCCTGGGTGATTTCCCCAATGTGCAATTCATGAGAGAGAAACTACACGATATTGACTGGTTAAACATTCCAAAGttggacgtaaaaaaaatcgaaCGAATTAATAAAGTATTAAATGTTCATATCCCACAACTGTTAGAAATGATCCCAAAAGAATCCATTAACGTTGAGCAATCCCGATTTGAAACGCAGGAAGGCACAATCGTTGAGAATAAATTGACTCCCTTTTTGGAGCTGACCTCTGGAGAAATTCCCATGTGGGTGAAACAGAAATATTTGTTAAGTCCCATTGACACTTCGAAATATTCGGACGATTTTTACAAACTGGGACCCGACGATTGTGGGAAGCTGTCTGGGGAGCAGGTCAAGCCTGACCTGATCAAGAGCAAATTGCCCAGCTCCGTTCTGCACAAAATTTGGAACCTCGCCGATATTACCAAGGATGGGTACCTCGACTTGTTCGAGTACTCCCTCGCCCGGCATTTCATCGAGATGAAGACGGAGGGCTTTGATTTGCCCACCAAGGTTCCCAAGGATATAATAAACTCGCACGAGTATTGA